The following proteins are encoded in a genomic region of Gouania willdenowi chromosome 6, fGouWil2.1, whole genome shotgun sequence:
- the LOC114464852 gene encoding cytochrome P450 2F2-like isoform X1 — protein sequence MLISVIIVCICICFFIFKLQPRRPKNFPPGPLALPVVGNVLQLSLSDPLKGFDKLRSHYGDVYSIFIGSRPTVILNGFKAIKEAIVTKGSDFAGRPQKIYINDVINGKGVMFVDYGANWKEHRRFAVITLRNFGMGKTSMEDIIHGEIQYILKTLENSIGTTISPQVMFHNAASNIICQVLFNTRYEYDDDFIKVVVRCLTENTKHANGAWAMLYDSIPMIRNLPLPFKDAFTNYKTMWTFINNLVTEHLKNRVPGEPRDFVDCYMDELEKVGKGGDSTFSHEQLIHFTIDLHNAGTDTASNTLLTGFLYLMCYPDVQERCQQEIDQALEGKSQASFEDRHNMPYVQAMIHEVQRIANIVPLSVFHNTTKDTEVMGFTIPNGTMIIENLTSVLNEEGKWKFPHDFNPENFLNEQGEFVKQEAFMPFSAGPRMCPGEALARMELFLIMVTLLRKYKFIWPEDAGKPDLTLVYGITMTTQPYRMRVQVRAIQ from the exons ATGTTAATCTCTGTAATCATTGTGTGCATTTgcatttgcttttttatttttaaacttcagCCACGCAGGCCCAAGAACTTTCCACCAGGACCCTTGGCTTTACCAGTAGTGGGAAACGTTCTGCAGCTGAGTCTGAGTGATCCCTTGAAAGGCTTTGACAAG ttgagAAGTCATTATGGTGATGTCTACAGTATTTTCATTGGTTCCAGACCTACAGTGATCCTTAATGGATTCAAGGCTATAAAGGAGGCTATAGTTACCAAAGGAAGTGATTTTGCTGGAAGACCTCAAAAAATCTATATCAATGATGTCATTAATGGAAAAG GGGTGATGTTTGTAGATTATGGCGCCAACTGGAAGGAGCATCGACGCTTTGCTGTGATAACCTTAAGAAACTTTGGAATGGGCAAAACATCAATGGAGGACATAATTCATGGAGAGATTCAATACATCCTTAAGACTCTGGAAAACAGCATTG GAACAACAATAAGTCCCCAAGTAATGTTTCATAACGCAGCCTCCAACATCATCTGCCAGGTTCTTTTTAATACACGATACGAGTATGATGACGATTTCATCAAGGTGGTAGTCCGATGCCTTACTGAGAATACCAAGCATGCCAATGGTGCCTGGGCTATG CTCTACGATTCCATTCCCATGATCCGGAACCTGCCTCTTCCTTTCAAAGACGCCTTCACAAACTATAAG ACAATGTGGACCTTCATAAATAACTTGGTGACTGAACACTTGAAGAACAGAGTACCCGGAGAGCCAAGAGACTTTGTTGACTGCTACATGGATGAACTTGAAAAGGTAGGG AAAGGCGGTGACTCTACTTTCTCACATGAACAACTCATTCATTTCACTATAGATCTTCATAACGCTGGAACTGACACAGCTTCTAACACCCTTCTCACCGGTTTTCTTTATCTGATGTGCTACCCAGATGTACAAG AAAGATGCCAGCAGGAGATAGACCAAGCTTTGGAAGGGAAGAGTCAGGCAAGCTTTGAGGACAGACACAACATGCCTTATGTCCAG GCCATGATCCATGAGGTGCAGAGGATTGCCAACATAGTTCCTCTCAGCGTCTTCCACAATACAACAAAAGACACTGAGGTCATGGGTTTTACAATTCCCAAT GGAACGATGATCATTGAAAATTTGACCTCAGTTCTGAATGAGGAGGGAAAGTGGAAGTTTCCTCATGATTTCAACCCTGAAAATTTCCTTAATGAGCAGGGAGAGTTTGTCAAACAGGAAGCCTTCATGCCTTTCTCAGCAG GTCCTCGCATGTGTCCTGGAGAAGCTCTGGCTCGTATGGAGCTCTTCCTCATCATGGTGACCCTGCTGAGGAAATATAAGTTCATTTGGCCTGAAGATGCAGGAAAACCAGACTTGACTCTAGTTTATGGCATTACGATGACAACCCAGCCTTATCGAATGAGAGTCCAAGTCAGGGCGATACAGTGA
- the LOC114464852 gene encoding cytochrome P450 2F2-like isoform X2 translates to MLISVIIVCICICFFIFKLQPRRPKNFPPGPLALPVVGNVLQLSLSDPLKGFDKLRSHYGDVYSIFIGSRPTVILNGFKAIKEAIVTKGSDFAGRPQKIYINDVINGKGVMFVDYGANWKEHRRFAVITLRNFGMGKTSMEDIIHGEIQYILKTLENSIGTTISPQVMFHNAASNIICQVLFNTRYEYDDDFIKVVVRCLTENTKHANGAWAMLYDSIPMIRNLPLPFKDAFTNYKTMWTFINNLVTEHLKNRVPGEPRDFVDCYMDELEKKGGDSTFSHEQLIHFTIDLHNAGTDTASNTLLTGFLYLMCYPDVQERCQQEIDQALEGKSQASFEDRHNMPYVQAMIHEVQRIANIVPLSVFHNTTKDTEVMGFTIPNGTMIIENLTSVLNEEGKWKFPHDFNPENFLNEQGEFVKQEAFMPFSAGPRMCPGEALARMELFLIMVTLLRKYKFIWPEDAGKPDLTLVYGITMTTQPYRMRVQVRAIQ, encoded by the exons ATGTTAATCTCTGTAATCATTGTGTGCATTTgcatttgcttttttatttttaaacttcagCCACGCAGGCCCAAGAACTTTCCACCAGGACCCTTGGCTTTACCAGTAGTGGGAAACGTTCTGCAGCTGAGTCTGAGTGATCCCTTGAAAGGCTTTGACAAG ttgagAAGTCATTATGGTGATGTCTACAGTATTTTCATTGGTTCCAGACCTACAGTGATCCTTAATGGATTCAAGGCTATAAAGGAGGCTATAGTTACCAAAGGAAGTGATTTTGCTGGAAGACCTCAAAAAATCTATATCAATGATGTCATTAATGGAAAAG GGGTGATGTTTGTAGATTATGGCGCCAACTGGAAGGAGCATCGACGCTTTGCTGTGATAACCTTAAGAAACTTTGGAATGGGCAAAACATCAATGGAGGACATAATTCATGGAGAGATTCAATACATCCTTAAGACTCTGGAAAACAGCATTG GAACAACAATAAGTCCCCAAGTAATGTTTCATAACGCAGCCTCCAACATCATCTGCCAGGTTCTTTTTAATACACGATACGAGTATGATGACGATTTCATCAAGGTGGTAGTCCGATGCCTTACTGAGAATACCAAGCATGCCAATGGTGCCTGGGCTATG CTCTACGATTCCATTCCCATGATCCGGAACCTGCCTCTTCCTTTCAAAGACGCCTTCACAAACTATAAG ACAATGTGGACCTTCATAAATAACTTGGTGACTGAACACTTGAAGAACAGAGTACCCGGAGAGCCAAGAGACTTTGTTGACTGCTACATGGATGAACTTGAAAAG AAAGGCGGTGACTCTACTTTCTCACATGAACAACTCATTCATTTCACTATAGATCTTCATAACGCTGGAACTGACACAGCTTCTAACACCCTTCTCACCGGTTTTCTTTATCTGATGTGCTACCCAGATGTACAAG AAAGATGCCAGCAGGAGATAGACCAAGCTTTGGAAGGGAAGAGTCAGGCAAGCTTTGAGGACAGACACAACATGCCTTATGTCCAG GCCATGATCCATGAGGTGCAGAGGATTGCCAACATAGTTCCTCTCAGCGTCTTCCACAATACAACAAAAGACACTGAGGTCATGGGTTTTACAATTCCCAAT GGAACGATGATCATTGAAAATTTGACCTCAGTTCTGAATGAGGAGGGAAAGTGGAAGTTTCCTCATGATTTCAACCCTGAAAATTTCCTTAATGAGCAGGGAGAGTTTGTCAAACAGGAAGCCTTCATGCCTTTCTCAGCAG GTCCTCGCATGTGTCCTGGAGAAGCTCTGGCTCGTATGGAGCTCTTCCTCATCATGGTGACCCTGCTGAGGAAATATAAGTTCATTTGGCCTGAAGATGCAGGAAAACCAGACTTGACTCTAGTTTATGGCATTACGATGACAACCCAGCCTTATCGAATGAGAGTCCAAGTCAGGGCGATACAGTGA